In Drosophila simulans strain w501 chromosome 3R, Prin_Dsim_3.1, whole genome shotgun sequence, a single window of DNA contains:
- the LOC6730375 gene encoding E3 ubiquitin-protein ligase HRD1 — MQLLLSSVCMALTSAVIGFAYYQKQQFYPAVVYITKSNASMGVIYIQFFVIVFMFGKLLSKIFLGTLRAAEFEHLLERFWYALTETCLAFTVFRDDFNPRFVALFTVLLFLKSFHWLVEERVDFMERSPVLGWLFHIRVGSLLTMLGILDYVLLIHAYNSTLVRGPTVQLVFGFEYAILLTVIASTAIKYVLHAAEMRTDTPWENKAVFLLYTELVIGLIKVVLYILFVVIMAKIYALPMFVFRPMFFTIRNFRRALNDVIMSRRAIRNMNTLYPDATPEELRQSDNICIICREDMVNHSKKLPCGHIFHTTCLRSWFQRQQTCPTCRLNILRTPTVNSTAMPRQADEAGAAAAGNPIPAAAGVQPAGGVPHPAPTALVDGNQARANGNVAGGQTLPPNFADLFGDASGLPNGLPSPAGLQIPPPPVMPMLSPFMIPPHFGYLPPLPPPLIPQDLTNFTDEELRAMEGHQRDHIVQRLKLLQNINLMLDSAGIMMSEYQSLAARLQLTAVTPATAVNGSADSSVYDMPSTSATAMAKLEAHQVTPTAAASAASPTMPTEKVTIEDLGADADEDDIPSTATEAVSIPNSDADFEEHSSELGELRKRRLKFLEERNKSAATTESTTAE; from the exons ATGCAGCTGCTCCTATCGTCCGTTTGCATGGCGCTGACCAGCGCGGTAATTGGATTTGCCTACTACCAAAAGCAGCAGTTCTATCCTGCGGTGGTCTACATCACCAAGTCTAACGCCTCCATGGGG GTCATATACATACAGTTCTTTGTGATTGTCTTCATGTTCGGCAAGCTGCTAAGCAAG ATATTCCTGGGCACGCTGCGTGCCGCAGAGTTTGAGCATCTGCTGGAGCGCTTTTGGTACGCCCTTACGGAGACCTGCTTGGCCTTTACCGTATTCCGGGATGACTTCAATCCGCGCTTTGTGGCCTTGTTCACGGTTCTTCTATTTCTCAAATCATTCCATTGGCTGGTAGAGGAGCGGGTGGACTTT ATGGAACGTTCTCCCGTACTCGGCTGGCTTTTTCACATTCGCGTGGGCAGTCTGCTCACAATGCTAGGCATCCTAGATTACGTTCTCTTGATCCATGCCTACAACTCCACTTTGGTGCGTGGTCCCACCGTGCAGTTGGTCTTTGGCTTTGAATACGCCATCCTTTTGACCGTAATCGCCAGCACGGCCATCAAGTACGTGCTTCACGCCGCGGAAATGCGCACGGACACGCCCTGGGAGAACAAGGCTGTGTTCCTGCTCTACACAGAGCTGGTCATTGGACTTATTAAGGTGGTGCTGTACATACTGTTTGTGGTGATCATGGCTAAGATATACGCGCTGCCCATGTTCGTATTCAGGCCTATGTTCTTTACCATACGCAACTTCCGTAGGGCCCTAAATGACGTGATAATGTCCCGGCGGGCCATTCGCAACATGAATACCCTGTATCCCGACGCCACGCCTGAGGAGCTGCGCCAGTCAGACAACATCTGCATCATCTGTCGCGAGGACATGGTCAATCACTCAAAAAAACTGCCCTGCGGACACATCTTCCACACTACATGCCTGCGCTCGTGGTTCCAGCGCCAGCAGACCTGTCCAACCTGCCGTTTGAACATCCTTCGAACTCCAACCGTGAACTCCACAGCGATGCCACGTCAAGCCGATGAGGCTGGGGCCGCAGCTGCTGGAAATCCCATTCCGGCTGCAGCAGGGGTTCAACCGGCTGGTGGTGTGCCTCATCCAGCTCCAACTGCCTTAGTGGACGGCAATCAGGCACGAGCAAACGGCAATGTAGCCGGAGGTCAAACCTTGCCGCCAAACTTTGCGGATCTCTTCGGCGATGCCA GCGGCTTGCCCAATGGATTGCCTAGCCCGGCTGGTTTGCAAATCCCTCCTCCGCCAGTAATGCCCATGCTTTCGCCCTTTATGATACCACCCCACTTCGGCTACCTCCCGCCCCTGCCGCCACCGCTGATTCCACAGGACCTGACCAATTTTACCGACGAAGAACTGCGGGCCATGGAGGGCCATCAACGTGATCATATTGTGCAGCGTCTAAAG TTGCTGCAAAACATAAACCTAATGCTGGATTCCGCGGGGATAATGATGTCTGAGTACCAAAGTTTGGCTGCGCGCTTGCAGCTCACTGCGGTGACGCCAGCCACCGCGGTCAACGGATCTGCTGACTCTAGCGTCTACGACATGCCCAGTACCTCGGCCACGGCCATGGCTAAGTTGGAGGCTCACCAGGTTACccccacagcagcagccagcgcAGCGTCTCCGACGATGCCTACAGAGAAGGTAACCATTGAGGATTTGGGAGCGGACGCAGACGAGGATGATATACCATCGACAGCCACAGAGGCAGTTAGCATTCCCAACTCCGATGCCGACTTTGAGGAGCACTCCTCGGAGCTGGGCGAACTAAGGAAGCGCCGTTTGAAGTTCCTTGAAGAGCGGAACAAGTCTGCAGCCACTACTGAAAGCACGACAGCGGAATAG
- the LOC6730376 gene encoding JNK1/MAPK8-associated membrane protein, whose translation MYDALERCPGAYCGRSPLGNNSWSSCGVCPRGSRVNQSYACSPCRDELSTYSWLYLGFMTMLPLMMHCFFIDMDAKDRKFSRKQLILTASAFVEVAISAILATLLMEPMWELRLYACDVRKLTDWYTLFYNPSPNYEARVYCTQEAVYPLQTIVLVFYFLCLVNMFLIRPLVSKIMDVGGRSKAPIYSALYFLPLLTFIHALGCGLIYYSFPYLSVAISMVANAIHYSLKLDQTLKALVHSSVWELKNVVIIAVHWMLLAYGLTSLNYHYAFMCLVPFPTLFYILTVRFTDPAEFRELESRI comes from the exons ATGTACGACGCATTGGAACGCTGCCCAGGAGCCTACTGTGGGCGATCACCGCTAGGAAACaacagctggagcagctgcggGGTCTGTCCCCGAGGATCTCGG GTGAACCAAAGCTACGCCTGCTCTCCATGCCGCGACGAGTTAAGCACGTACTCCTGGCTATACCTGGGATTCATGACCATGCTGCCGCTTATGATGCACTGCTTTTTCATAGACATGGACGCCAAGGATCGCAA GTTTTCGCGGAAGCAGCTGATCTTGACGGCCAGCGCTTTCGTTGAGGTTGCCATATCTGCCATCCTCGCCACCTTGCTAATGGAGCCCATGTGGGAGCTGCGCCTCTACGCCTGTGATGTTCGAAAACTTACTGACTGGTACACATTGTTCTACAACCCCAGCCCCAATTATGAGGCACGAGTCTACTGCACCCAGGAGGCAGTTTACCCATT GCAAACCATCGTGCTGGTTTTCTACTTTCTGTGCCTGGTGAACATGTTTCTCATACGCCCGCTGGTTAGCAAAATTATGGATGTGGGGGGCAGAAGCAAGGCGCCCATTTACTCGGCTCTTTACTTCCTGCCCCTGCTCACCTTTATCCATGCGTTAGGATGTGGGTTGATCT aCTACTCCTTTCCCTACCTTAGCGTGGCCATATCCATGGTGGCCAATGCCATCCACTATTCCCTCAAACTGGATCAAACCCTAAAGGCATTGGTTCACTCGTCGGTGTGGGAGTTAAAAAACGTGGTCATCATAG CTGTGCACTGGATGTTGTTGGCCTACGGCCTCACCTCCCTGAATTACCACTATGCCTTTATGTGCCTGGTGCCCTTTCCCACACTGTTCTACATTTTGACCGTACGTTTCACGGATCCGGCCGAGTTCCGGGAGCTGGAGTCGAGAATTTGA
- the LOC27207926 gene encoding beta-glucuronidase, with protein MRRLWKPVIFLLLGSLQVLLAYPEDDFLVNANRKELTDSSLFEYGDVRKPTPTKGLLYPRESETREVRSLDGMWQLVRSDPFDPLQGIREKWFMDALRKTGREIISMPVPASYNDITTDNLRDHVGTVWYERTFFVPRSWKAMQRTWLRFSSVHYAAVVWINGRNATSHSIGHLPFESEISGLLSFGGNNRITVMCDNRLSNRTIPQGSVYEVATDDGSVPVQSYTFDFFNYAGIHRSVHLYTTPLLHISDLEVTTQLTNEGLGRIDYRVWLEASKEGLQIQPIHLRVQLRDKDGHVAAQQINKAIYHGTLLVPNATPWWPYLMHSDPGYLYNLQFELFVSSNEKELEALQDTYRLPVGIRSLSWDNDTLLLNGKPLYLRGFGRHEDSDFRGKGLDNALLARDFNLLKWTGANAYRTSHYPYSEESMQFADQHGIMIIDECPAVNIDIFEPQLLENHMSSLEQLIHRDRNHPSVIAWSVANEPRSNKKGALKYFESLVNYVRGIAHGRPLTAAINANSSSCHLAQFLDIVGFNRYNSWYQNSGRTDMIINLLTIEAQSWRDKFGKPVIQFEYGGDTMEGMHSLPAFIWSEEYQVELFSRHFKAFDELRGRGWFIGEFVWNFADFRTAQTITRVGGNKKGVFTRNRQPKEVAHILRRRYFALAKELDMFGLPEDLTVYISKHFHNEL; from the exons ATGAGAAGGCTTTGGAAGCCCGTCATCTTCTTACTGCTTGGCAGTCTCCAGGTTCTATTGGCTTACCCCGAAGACGACTTCTTGGTGAACGCCAATCGCAAAGAATTAACTGATTCCTCTTTGTTTGAATATGGTGATGTCAGAAAGCCCACACCAACCAAGGGATTGTTGTACCCCAGGGAATCGGAGACCCGTGAAGTGCGGAGCTTGGATGGGATGTGGCAACTGGTTAGGAGTGACCCATTTGACCCCTTACAAGGAATCAGGGAGAAGTGGTTTATGGATGCCCTAAGAAAGACCGGAAGGGAGATTATTTCGATGCCAGTGCCGGCCTCCTATAACGACATCACCACGGATAACTTACGAGATCACGTTGGAACCGTATGGTATGAACGTACATTCTTTGTACCGCGCTCATGGAAGGCTATGCAACGTACTTGGCTGCGATTCAGCAGCGTTCACTATGCGGCCGTGGTTTGGATCAACGGAAGGAACGCCACAAGTCACTCCATTGGTCACCTACCCTTTGAATCAGAGATCTCGGGACTTCTCAGCTTTGGCGGCAATAACAGGATCACGGTGATGTGTGACAATCGTTTGAGCAACCGCACCATTCCTCAGGGTTCTGTTTACGAGGTGGCTACGGATGACGGCTCCGTGCCCGTCCAGAGTTACACTTTCGATTTTTTTAACTACGCGGGAATCCACAGGAGTGTGCACTTGTACACGACCCCTCTGCTGCACATAAGCGACTTGGAGGTTACCACCCAACTAACTAACGAAGGATTGGGCCGCATAGACTACCGCGTGTGGTTGGAAGCGAGTAAGGAGGGCCTCCAAATCCAGCCCATCCATCTTCGGGTGCAACTGAGGGACAAAGATGGTCATGTGGCCGCCCAGCAGATCAACAAAGCGATCTACCATGGTACTCTGCTGGTGCCCAATGCAACTCCCTGGTGGCCCTACCTAATGCATTCTGATCCCGGCTACCTGTACAATCTCCAATTCGAGCTGTTTGTGTCCAGCAACGAGAAGGAGTTGGAAGCTCTGCAGGATACCTACCGCCTACCAGTGGGCATACGTAGTTTAAGTTGGGACAACGACACCCTGCTGCTGAATGGAAAACCCCTCTATCTGCGGGGTTTTGGACGGCACGAGGACTCCGAT TTCCGCGGAAAAGGATTGGATAATGCGCTTCTTGCTAGAGACTTTAACCTGCTGAAGTGGACTGGAGCCAATGCTTATCGCACCTCTCACTATCCCTATTCCGAAGAGTCTATGCAGTTTGCCGATCAGCATGGTATTATGATTATTGACGAATGCCCTGCTGTCAATATAGACATCTTCGAGCCTCAGCTACTGGAGAATCACATGTCCTCGCTGGAGCAACTGATCCACCGGGACAGAAACCATCCAAGTGTGATTGCATGGTCGGTAGCCAATGAGCCGAGATCGAACAAGAAGGGAGCCCTTAAATACTTTGA ATCCCTGGTAAACTATGTAAGAGGCATTGCGCACGGGCGCCCTCTAACCGCGGCTATAAATGCCAACTCTTCCAGTTGCCATTTGGCGCAGTTTCTGGACATCGTGGGTTTCAATCGCTATAACTCTTGGTATCAGAACTCGGGCCGTACTGACATGATAATTAACCTGTTGACGATAGAGGCCCAGAGTTGGCGGGACAAGTTTGGAAAGCCTGTCATTCAATTTGAGTACGGCGGCGACACTATGGAGGGCATGCACTCT CTTCCCGCCTTTATTTGGTCGGAGGAATACCAGGTTGAGCTCTTCTCCCGCCATTTCAAGGCTTTCGACGAGCTACGTGGAAGGGGATGGTTTATTGGAGAGTTTGTTTGGAACTTCGCCGATTTTCGGACCGCGCAGA CTATTACCCGCGTGGGAGGCAACAAAAAGGGAGTCTTTACAAGGAACCGGCAACCCAAAGAAGTGGCTCACATCCTTAGGCGGCGGTACTTCGCATTAGCCAAGGAGCTGGATATGTTTGGGCTGCCTGAGGATCTCACTGTTTACATTTCCAAGCATTTCCATAACGAGCTTTGA